A single window of Nicotiana tomentosiformis chromosome 1, ASM39032v3, whole genome shotgun sequence DNA harbors:
- the LOC138909382 gene encoding uncharacterized protein produces MFLREFLPQTLRDAWHTKFEQLHQGTMIVSEYAIRFSELSRHAPTLVPSVRERVPRFIDGLSYGLIFSMSWELDTDTPFQQVVENPMRLESIRAQEREHKKDKRSRGFGGFNGFYSSAMTYHGGGSSSRIV; encoded by the coding sequence atgtttttgagggagtttctTCCCCAGACCCTCAGGGATGCGTGGCATACAAAGTTCGAGCAGCTGCATCAGGGCACTATGATCGTGTCggagtatgccatcaggttcagtgagttatcccgtcatgcTCCTACTTTGGTTCCctcagtcagagagcgagtccccAGATTTATCGAtgggctcagttatggtcttatATTCAGCATGTCATGGGAGTTGGatactgatactccatttcagcaggttgtGGAGAATCCCATGAGGTTAGAGAGTATTCGGGCACAGGAGAGAGAGCATAAGAAGGACAAGAGGTCTCGAGGATTTGGAGGATTCAatggattctactcttcagctatgacctatcacggcggaggctcgagcagtcggatAGTCTAG